Proteins from a single region of Terriglobales bacterium:
- a CDS encoding MBL fold metallo-hydrolase, protein MRKLIVAVAVLFVPIVSFAQQDFSKVEIKVQKIAGHVYMLQGAGGNIGVSAGDDGIVIVDDQYAPLAPKIQAALKGIADKPLRFVLNTHWHGDHTGGNPVFSQQAPIIAQENVRKRLAAGRKGPGPEVPPQPANVLPVITFEDKVSVHVNGEDIQAIHFPKGHTDGDSVIFFPQSNVLHMGDDFVTYGFPYVDLNSGGTVRGLIDALKKVVTLVPQDVKVIPGHGDLSTLDDVRAFTKMVEETFNLVSAQVGQGKSADDIKKANVLAAYSKYSGSFVNSDRWIDTIYTELKGTAK, encoded by the coding sequence ATGCGCAAGCTCATCGTCGCTGTGGCTGTGTTGTTTGTTCCAATCGTTTCGTTCGCTCAGCAGGATTTCAGTAAAGTTGAAATCAAAGTGCAGAAGATTGCCGGCCACGTTTACATGTTGCAGGGAGCCGGTGGAAACATCGGCGTGTCAGCAGGCGACGACGGCATCGTTATCGTCGACGATCAATACGCTCCGCTTGCACCCAAGATCCAAGCCGCGCTCAAGGGCATCGCCGACAAGCCGCTCCGCTTCGTGCTAAACACACATTGGCATGGCGATCACACCGGCGGAAACCCAGTCTTTTCGCAGCAAGCGCCCATCATCGCGCAGGAGAACGTGCGCAAGCGGCTTGCGGCAGGCCGTAAAGGTCCTGGCCCGGAAGTCCCTCCGCAACCCGCGAACGTGCTGCCCGTGATCACCTTTGAAGACAAGGTCTCCGTTCACGTGAATGGCGAAGATATCCAGGCGATTCATTTCCCAAAAGGACACACAGACGGCGACAGCGTGATCTTCTTTCCGCAGTCGAATGTCCTGCACATGGGCGACGATTTCGTAACCTACGGCTTCCCTTACGTTGACCTGAACAGCGGTGGTACTGTGCGCGGATTAATTGACGCTTTGAAGAAGGTAGTCACCCTAGTTCCCCAGGACGTGAAGGTTATTCCCGGACACGGCGATCTCTCCACACTCGACGATGTGCGCGCGTTCACGAAGATGGTCGAAGAAACGTTCAACCTGGTCTCAGCGCAAGTAGGCCAGGGCAAATCTGCGGATGACATCAAGAAGGCAAACGTGCTCGCGGCGTACAGCAAGTACTCCGGCAGCTTCGTAAACTCTGACCGTTGGATCGATACCATCTACACTGAGTTGAAAGGCACTGCGAAGTAG
- a CDS encoding LysR substrate-binding domain-containing protein: MNQDIELRHLRYFVAVGEELHFGRAANRLHLAQPPLSQQIRKLEEIVGYALFTRTSRAVKLTSAGEIFLERARRTLRKVQEDLEEARSIGRGEVGFLRVGFIGSSMLTALPGMLGRYRHQYPKVNLQLSEFHTSGIIQQLLDGAMDVGVMRDSGPTDGLVVEPLFSESFVWVVPSRHPLAKRKTLNGAELRDEPFVMPPVIASRRAYDRLVSLCEESGFRPQVVQVAPQWLTILRLVGAGIGVSVAPACVQRIATPDVVFRSVRGTKTRSDIELAYRKGEDRAIVKTFCDLARSLLSDKGK, encoded by the coding sequence ATGAATCAGGACATCGAACTTCGACATCTGCGCTATTTCGTCGCAGTCGGCGAGGAGTTGCACTTTGGACGCGCCGCGAATCGTCTGCATCTGGCGCAGCCTCCACTCTCGCAGCAGATTCGCAAGCTTGAAGAGATCGTCGGCTACGCGCTGTTCACGCGAACCTCTCGCGCAGTAAAGCTCACGAGCGCCGGCGAAATCTTTCTTGAGCGCGCGCGCCGCACGCTGCGAAAAGTCCAGGAGGATCTGGAAGAGGCGCGGAGCATTGGCCGCGGCGAAGTCGGCTTTCTACGCGTCGGCTTCATCGGATCGAGCATGCTGACCGCACTGCCTGGAATGCTCGGACGATATCGGCATCAATACCCCAAAGTGAACCTGCAGCTGAGCGAGTTCCATACCTCCGGCATCATTCAGCAACTGCTCGATGGCGCAATGGATGTTGGCGTCATGCGTGACAGTGGCCCCACTGACGGACTCGTGGTCGAACCGCTTTTTTCCGAATCGTTCGTGTGGGTAGTGCCCAGTCGCCACCCGTTGGCAAAGCGCAAGACGCTGAACGGCGCGGAGCTGCGCGATGAGCCCTTCGTCATGCCGCCGGTAATCGCAAGCCGCCGCGCTTATGACAGGTTAGTTTCACTTTGCGAAGAATCTGGATTTCGCCCGCAAGTTGTACAAGTGGCGCCTCAGTGGCTAACGATCCTTCGCCTCGTAGGAGCAGGCATTGGCGTGTCTGTGGCGCCTGCCTGCGTGCAGCGAATCGCCACTCCAGATGTGGTCTTCCGAAGCGTGCGAGGAACCAAAACCCGAAGCGATATCGAACTTGCCTACCGCAAAGGTGAGGATCGCGCGATTGTTAAGACATTTTGTGATCTGGCTAGAAGCCTGCTCTCTGATAAAGGGAAATAA